A single genomic interval of Patescibacteria group bacterium harbors:
- a CDS encoding GspE/PulE family protein codes for MFNLDDLLNQQTSSKKPQVAEENEEEKLKDKLSEIRIKEKEEEASQKAYQSGVPYINLTGFPISPEAISLISSQDAMNYKIICFYRTDREAKIASYQAEDENLAKFREKIEGAFDLKTELFLVSENSFNLAYKLYSTLPKITPSIKGVKITAEDIENFKSKIKTVKDLNHEIQKVNISELVTLVVASAISSRASDIHIEAEEHDVKIRFRIDGVLIDAAEIDKKLWEKIISRIKLLSSLKINITDQPQDGRFTIDLVKDKVDVRVSCLPTAYGESVVMRLLRSSVAELSFENLGLRDSAFELLKKEVERPNGMIVTTGPTGSGKTTTLYAVLNKLNNPGTKIITLEDPVEYHLKGINQSQIDITKDYTFAKGLRSILRQDPDVVMVGEIRDLETAEIAIQAALTGHLVISTLHTNDAAGAIPRFFALGVKPYLLTPAINAIIGQRLVRKICQKCREEITLEPTVLERVKKILSELPQEEKKKINFPEDINQPWTPKFYQSKGCPECQGLGYFGRLGIYEIFTMNPAIEESISKGEISEYKIKELAQKQGMVTMVQDGLLKALDGITSVEEVFRVIE; via the coding sequence ATGTTTAACTTAGATGATTTATTAAATCAACAAACAAGTTCAAAAAAACCTCAGGTGGCGGAAGAAAATGAAGAAGAAAAACTTAAAGATAAGTTATCAGAAATCAGAATAAAAGAAAAAGAGGAAGAGGCTTCTCAAAAAGCATATCAATCCGGCGTGCCTTATATTAATTTAACCGGATTTCCAATTTCGCCCGAAGCGATAAGTTTGATTTCTTCTCAGGATGCGATGAACTACAAAATTATTTGTTTTTATCGAACCGACAGAGAAGCGAAGATAGCTTCATATCAAGCGGAAGATGAAAATTTGGCCAAATTCAGGGAAAAAATAGAAGGAGCTTTTGATTTAAAAACAGAGCTCTTTTTAGTTTCGGAAAACAGTTTTAATCTGGCTTATAAACTTTACAGTACTTTGCCAAAAATTACTCCTTCCATCAAGGGCGTTAAAATAACCGCCGAAGATATAGAAAATTTTAAATCAAAAATTAAAACCGTTAAAGATTTGAATCACGAAATTCAAAAAGTGAATATTTCCGAGCTGGTCACCTTAGTGGTGGCTTCGGCCATTTCTTCTCGCGCTTCCGATATTCACATTGAGGCGGAAGAACATGATGTAAAAATAAGATTCAGAATTGACGGCGTCTTGATTGACGCGGCGGAAATTGATAAAAAATTATGGGAAAAAATTATTTCCCGCATCAAACTTCTTTCCAGTTTAAAAATCAATATCACTGACCAGCCGCAAGATGGGAGATTTACAATTGATTTGGTTAAAGATAAAGTTGATGTCCGCGTTTCTTGTTTGCCCACGGCCTATGGAGAAAGCGTGGTAATGAGATTGTTGCGTTCATCAGTCGCGGAATTGAGTTTTGAAAATTTGGGATTAAGAGATTCCGCTTTTGAACTTTTAAAAAAAGAAGTGGAAAGACCAAATGGAATGATTGTCACCACCGGTCCGACCGGTTCCGGTAAAACCACCACTCTTTACGCTGTTTTAAATAAATTAAATAATCCGGGAACAAAAATAATCACTTTGGAAGATCCGGTTGAATATCATTTAAAAGGCATAAATCAGAGTCAAATTGACATAACAAAAGATTATACCTTTGCCAAAGGTTTGCGCTCAATTCTGCGCCAAGATCCTGATGTGGTTATGGTAGGCGAAATTAGGGACCTGGAAACAGCGGAAATCGCCATTCAAGCGGCTTTAACCGGGCATCTGGTTATTTCCACCTTGCATACCAATGACGCGGCTGGCGCCATTCCCAGATTTTTCGCTTTGGGAGTCAAACCGTATCTTTTAACTCCGGCCATTAACGCCATTATCGGACAGCGATTGGTCAGAAAAATTTGTCAAAAATGCAGAGAAGAAATAACTTTGGAACCAACGGTCTTGGAAAGAGTGAAAAAGATTTTATCAGAACTGCCTCAAGAAGAAAAAAAGAAAATTAATTTTCCAGAAGATATAAATCAGCCATGGACTCCCAAATTTTATCAAAGCAAAGGATGTCCGGAGTGCCAAGGATTGGGATATTTCGGCCGACTCGGCATTTATGAAATTTTTACCATGAATCCGGCGATTGAAGAAAGTATTTCAAAAGGAGAAATTTCTGAATATAAAATAAAAGAATTGGCTCAAAAACAAGGAATGGTTACTATGGTTCAAGACGGTTTATTAAAGGCCTTGGATGGCATCACTTCTGTTGAAGAAGTGTTCAGGGTTATTGAATAA